A window of Pirellulales bacterium contains these coding sequences:
- the pyrF gene encoding orotidine-5'-phosphate decarboxylase: MTAFGDRLADAVRRVGNPVVVGLDPRWDELPDNVKAGCDATDPRQRAAAFARFCHTIIDVVAPRVSAVKPQVAFFEQLGPAGMQALAETIRHARQCGLLVIADGKRNDIGSTAEAYADGWLGDQSCWQADALTVSPYLGSDSLDPFVTTARARGAGLFVLVKTSNPGSGQFQDLTADGRPVYRHVAEHLERLATDTAGPSGYGAIGAVVGATYPAQLHELRAAMPHCWLLVPGYGSQGATARDVAGAFDAQGLGAVINNSRGIIFAHRRREYADRFAAAQWADAVASATDDMILQLRADTPASCLGVATR, translated from the coding sequence GTGACAGCTTTTGGCGATCGGCTGGCGGATGCTGTGCGGCGCGTGGGTAACCCGGTTGTAGTGGGTCTCGATCCGCGCTGGGATGAACTGCCGGACAACGTCAAGGCCGGCTGCGACGCGACTGACCCCCGACAGCGCGCTGCCGCATTCGCGCGTTTTTGCCACACCATTATCGACGTGGTGGCGCCGCGCGTATCGGCAGTAAAGCCGCAGGTCGCATTCTTCGAGCAGCTGGGTCCGGCCGGCATGCAAGCGCTGGCCGAGACGATTCGGCACGCCCGACAATGCGGTTTGCTCGTGATTGCCGACGGCAAACGCAATGACATCGGTTCCACTGCCGAGGCTTATGCCGACGGTTGGCTGGGCGACCAAAGCTGCTGGCAAGCAGACGCTTTGACAGTCAGCCCCTACCTGGGCAGCGATAGTCTCGACCCCTTCGTGACCACGGCCAGAGCCCGCGGCGCGGGACTTTTCGTGCTGGTTAAAACTTCAAACCCGGGCAGCGGACAATTTCAAGACCTTACAGCCGACGGTCGTCCCGTGTACCGGCATGTGGCCGAGCACCTCGAGCGATTGGCTACCGACACGGCAGGCCCAAGTGGCTACGGAGCGATTGGCGCCGTCGTCGGCGCCACTTATCCAGCGCAGCTGCACGAATTGCGAGCGGCGATGCCCCATTGCTGGCTGCTGGTCCCTGGGTATGGCAGTCAAGGAGCAACCGCGCGCGACGTAGCCGGTGCCTTCGATGCGCAAGGGCTGGGCGCCGTGATCAACAATTCTCGCGGCATCATCTTCGCGCATCGTCGCAGAGAATACGCCGACCGCTTTGCCGCCGCGCAATGGGCTGACGCCGTTGCCTCGGCGACCGATGACATGATCTTGCAGCTACGGGCCGACACACCTGCCAGTTGCCTCGGCGTTGCCACTAGGTAG
- the ndk gene encoding nucleoside-diphosphate kinase, producing the protein MERTLILLKPDCVQRRLMGRIISRFEDKGLNIIACKMMRVTPELAKKHYAEHVSKPFFPALESFITGGPIVAAVVEGLEVIRVVRELLGATSGLKAAAGTIRGDFSSSRQMNLVHASDGPEAAAREIELYFRSNEICAGDLTLTPWLRAGDES; encoded by the coding sequence ATGGAACGCACTCTTATCCTTCTCAAGCCCGATTGCGTGCAGCGGCGGCTCATGGGCCGCATTATCAGCCGATTCGAAGACAAGGGTCTGAATATCATTGCCTGCAAAATGATGCGTGTCACGCCGGAACTGGCTAAGAAGCACTATGCCGAACACGTCAGCAAGCCCTTTTTTCCCGCCCTCGAGAGCTTCATCACCGGCGGCCCGATTGTCGCCGCCGTCGTCGAAGGGCTAGAAGTCATTCGCGTCGTCCGCGAGTTGTTGGGTGCGACGAGCGGACTAAAGGCCGCCGCGGGCACGATTCGCGGAGACTTCAGCTCCAGCCGGCAAATGAACCTGGTTCACGCTTCCGATGGTCCGGAAGCCGCGGCGCGCGAAATCGAACTTTACTTCCGTTCCAACGAGATCTGCGCCGGAGATTTGACCCTCACTCCATGGCTGCGCGCCGGCGACGAGAGCTGA